Proteins from a single region of Pyrus communis chromosome 6, drPyrComm1.1, whole genome shotgun sequence:
- the LOC137736130 gene encoding uncharacterized protein — protein sequence MAEHNDKLNPSGSTEATTYDVNHAYYLHHSDQPGMMLVSQPLTLDNYNTWSRAMIGALKAKNKLSFVDGTFKKPEKKVAAANLHQWDRCNSLVKTWLVNSISPEIQSSIIYCDLAYQVWEDFKERFSQTNNMQLYHIESAIHDCTQGTITVSSYFTKLKALWDERDAVISLPDCDYNTLSVKDQILLMDPLPPVNKVYSLVLQHEKQHDAIAGKSSVQEAAVFAAKGPDFNKKYADVKCTRCNKNNHTTEACRAHLKCEYCGWKGHTIDYCRKLKRADPEQQRSHPKQEKSRGNNVSSNLDR from the exons ATGGCAGAGCACAATGATAAACTGAACCCATCTGGTTCAACGGAGGCAACCACTTATGATGTCAACCATGCTTATTACCTACATCATTCTGATCAGCCGGGAATGATGCTTGTTTCTCAGCCGCTCACTCTAGACAACTACAACACCTGGAGCAGGGCGATGATTGGAGCAttgaaagccaaaaacaagtTGAGTTTCGTTGATGGAACTTTCAAGAAACCAGAAAAGAAGGTCGCTGCAGCAAACTTGCATCAATGGGATCGATGCAACAGTTTAGTTAAAACATGGTTAGTAAACTCCATATCACCGGAAATTCAATCAAGTATTATTTACTGTGATCTTGCGTATCAAGTTTGGGAGGACTTCAAAGAACGTTTCTCTCAAACGAACAATATGCAACTGTATCACATTGAGAGCGCGATTCATGATTGCACCCAAGGAACAATAACTGTGAGTTCTTATTTCACCAAACTCAAAGCATTATGGGACGAAAGAGATGCTGTGATCAGCCTACCAGATTGCGACTATAACACCTT GTCAGTGAAGGATCAAATCCTCTTAATGGATCCACTTCCACCCGTCAATAAGGTATACTCTCTTGTGCTACAACATGAGAAGCAACATGATGCTATTGCAGGAAAATCATCAGTACAGGAGGCTGCTGTGTTTGCGGCCAAGGGACCCGACTTCAACAAGAAATATGCTGATGTGAAGTGTACTCGCTGCAACAAAAACAATCACACCACTGAAGCTTGCCGTGCCCATTTGAAATGTGAATATTGTGGCTGGAAAGGCCATACGATAGATTATTGTCGAAAACTGAAAAGGGCGGATCCGGAGCAACAAAGAAGCCATCCTAAGCAGGAGAAATCCAGGGGTAACAATGTTTCAAGTAATCTTGACAGATAG